Below is a genomic region from Hippea sp. KM1.
GCCATTAAGGCAGGAACCATACTGCTCCTTCCCACTATTGGTGAGATATTCTCAGAAAGGGCGGGCATCCTAAACTTGGGCGTTGAGGGCATGATGCTGATTGGGGCGTTTTTTGGCTTCATTGTGGCAAAGCTAACAAACAACCCGTATTACGGCATAATAGCCGGAATGGCAGCAGGCGGTATAGCCTCCTTAATCCATGCATTCGTATGTATAACACTTAAAGGCAATCAGATAGTCAGCGGACTGGCTCTAACCATATTCGGTGCGGGATTCACAACATTTTACGGCCAAAAGTGGATAAACATGAACCTATCCAACCCGCTAAAGGGGTTTGCCATTCCCGTTTTGGAAAAGATCCCCGTTATAGGCCCTATACTGTTTATGCAGGATCTAATCGTTTATCTGTCGTACATATTGACAATAGCCCTATGGATAATCCTATACAAAACAACGATAGGCCTCAACCTAAGGGCTGTGGGCGAAAACGCAAAGGCCGCAAACTCTATGGGCATAAGCGTATCGAAAACAAGATACTTCTGGACATTCTTCGGTGGATTGATGGCCGGTGCAGGTGGGGCTTATCTAACGGTGGCCTATGCACCGTTCTGGCTTGATAGCATTACGGCAGGCAGGGGTTGGATAGCCGTGGCCCTGGTCATCTTTGCCATGTGGGACCCCATAAAGGCCGTAATAGGATCATACCTGTTTGGCAGCATAAACGCATTGCAGTTTCAGCTTCAGGCAAGCGGAACATCCATACCATCTGCCATCTTAAACATGCTCCCGTATTTAGTGACATTCATCGTCATCGTAATAAGCAGCATCATAGTAAAGACAAAACATATAAGACCGCCAAAAGAGCTGGGTATTCCTTACTTTAGAGAGGAAAAATAGCCTAAGATTTAGCCTTTTTGGCCTTAAGATAGTAATAACCAAACAGCAGAATCTCGCCCAATACGCCTACAGCATCCGTCTCGATCGAGGGGTAATAGGCCAAAAGACCAAAAATCAAGAACAAGAGCCTCTCAAAGATATTGAGGTGTTTGCCCCAATAACCCTCCAAAAAGACGGTAAATCCAAACAGACCAAACAGACCGCTTACAGCAGGCACTATAACATTACCGTTTAAGCCCGCAAGCAGGTCTGTGTATAAGAACAGTATGGG
It encodes:
- a CDS encoding ABC transporter permease, with translation MSHDIVIPLLSNAIKAGTILLLPTIGEIFSERAGILNLGVEGMMLIGAFFGFIVAKLTNNPYYGIIAGMAAGGIASLIHAFVCITLKGNQIVSGLALTIFGAGFTTFYGQKWINMNLSNPLKGFAIPVLEKIPVIGPILFMQDLIVYLSYILTIALWIILYKTTIGLNLRAVGENAKAANSMGISVSKTRYFWTFFGGLMAGAGGAYLTVAYAPFWLDSITAGRGWIAVALVIFAMWDPIKAVIGSYLFGSINALQFQLQASGTSIPSAILNMLPYLVTFIVIVISSIIVKTKHIRPPKELGIPYFREEK